A DNA window from Heptranchias perlo isolate sHepPer1 unplaced genomic scaffold, sHepPer1.hap1 HAP1_SCAFFOLD_73, whole genome shotgun sequence contains the following coding sequences:
- the LOC137318784 gene encoding zona pellucida sperm-binding protein 4-like, with the protein MEGLGILGLLLVVICSAQPPSLLFPADKCWLSPKNRKDCGFPGIEASECVQRGCCFDAGSRDAPPCFYSLDSLPVCTKDGLVLIAISKDLTLPPVNLTTVHLKEGDGAECSPTVASADTVLFQFAVTECGATQRLDGVNILYETDVLGEFEILDGALGSVTRDSPFRLHVQCSYRGSQESDLQVKPRVYTLSPPLPATEAGILLLELRIARDGGYRSWYVASDYPILSVLRDPVFVEVRVLNRNDPSLVLVLNDCWATPTPEPYSGIRWDLLVERCPFAGDNYKTRLLPVNADSHLRFPTHHNRFVVSTFAFWDRVSGRALTGEVYFHCSAEVCYPSTRENCTAPCSPKRRRSADNRSGALVTADGPILFLEGEERLAARIHQDEKDAAVDSTSLVPGLAVGVALLSVALLVGTVALWKMEQGRRVGSECSSMEL; encoded by the exons ATGGAGGGTTTGGGGATTCTTGGTTTGTTACTTGTTGTAATCTGTTCAGCTCAGCcgccctctctccttttccccgccGATAAATGTTGGCTGTCTCCCAAAAACCGCAAAGACTGCGGATTTCCGGGAATTGAAGCCAGTGAGTGTGTGCAGAGAGGCTGCTGCTTTGATGCGGGGAGCCGGGATGCACCGCCGTGTTTCTATTCATTGGACAGTCTTCCAG TCTGCACCAAGGATGGGCTGGTCCTCATCGCTATCTCCAAGGATTTGACGCTGCCTCCTGTAAACCTGACAACGGTCCATCTGAAGGAGGGAGACGGAGCTGAGTGCAGTCCGACCGTGGCCTCTGCAGACACTGTGCTCTTTCAGTTCGCAGTCACTGAATGTGGTGCTACTCAGCGG CTGGACGGCGTGAACATCCTGTATGAAACGGATGTGTTGGGTGAGTTTGAGATTTTGGATGGCGCTTTGGGATCGGTGACCCGGGACAGCCCTTTCAG GCTCCATGTCCAGTGCAGTTACAGGGGAAGCCAGGAGTCTGATCTGCAGGTGAAGCCCAGAGTTTAcaccctttctccaccactgcctGCCACTGAGGCCGGGATCCTGCTTCTGGAGCTGAGAATAGCGAGAG atggtgGCTACCGGAGCTGGTACGTGGCGAGTGACTACCCGATCCTGAGTGTGCTCCGGGACCCCGTGTTTGTGGAGGTTCGTGTTCTGAATCGGAACGATCCGTCCCTTGTGCTGGTGCTCAATGACTGCTGGGCGACCCCCACCCCAGAGCCGTATTCGGGGATCCGATGGGACCTCCTGGTGGAGAG gtgCCCCTTTGCTGGTGATAACTACAAAACCCGCCTCCTTCCGGTAAACGCTGATTCCCATTTGCGGTTCCCAACTCACCATAATCGTTTTGTAGTCAGCACGTTCGCTTTCTGGGACCGAGTTTCGGGCCGGGCTCTGACCGGGGAG GTTTAtttccactgcagtgctgaggttTGCTACCCTTCCACTCGAGAGAACTGCACGGCTCCCTGCAGCCCCA AGAGGCGAAGAAGCGCCGATAACCGGTCTGGGGCCTTGGTGACCGCTGATGGACCCATCCTTTTCTTGgaaggtgaggagagattggctgCTCGGATCCACCAGGATGAGAAAG atgctgctgttGATTCCACCTCCCTTGTTCCTGGATTAGCGGTTGGGGTAGCACTGCTCTCCGTGGCCCTGTTGGTCGGGACTGTTGCTTTGTGGAAAATGGAGCAGGGCCGCAGGGTGGGCTCCGAGTGCAGCTCTATGGAACTGTAG